The Chiloscyllium punctatum isolate Juve2018m chromosome 2, sChiPun1.3, whole genome shotgun sequence genome has a window encoding:
- the LOC140493523 gene encoding probable G-protein coupled receptor 139, with amino-acid sequence MPQSKIILKIKHIYYPLLTAVGIPVNFLTILVLSRGKCGLSKCVSCYLVGMAMADLLVIIIDVMLNKIMASNFPLTFLHITPICALRRTILQSTTDASVWLTVTFTFDRFIAICCQNLKTKYCTVKTAVTVVGIVSVLSCLNNIPWYFTFESQYTINNVPWLCPRKSIYYTSHMWMIFAWFDVILTPCTPFFLILLLNAATVKHILMTSRVRKGLIGHNKATSETDPELEHRRKSIILLLSISGTFILLWMLHVLLFLYTRITNHYSYASQNDPLYILQQTGPMLLLLSCCTNTGIYAVTQAKFREELKNVVKYPLKLILKSIK; translated from the exons ATGCCACAGTCGAAAATAATTTTGAAGATAAAACACATTTACTACCCTCTTCTCACAGCCGTTGGCATTCCAG TTAACTTTCTGACAATTCTGGTCCTGTCACGGGGAAAATGCGGCCTTTCAAAATGTGTCTCTTGCTATTTGGTAGGCATGGCAAtggcagatctactggtcattatcattgATGTGATGTTAAATAAAATTATGGCATCTAATTTTCCACTGACATTCCTTCACATTACACCCATTTGTGCTTTGAGACGCACAATTCTTCAATCAACAACAGATGCTTCTGTTTGGTTAACAGTCACATTTACCTTTGATCGTTTTAtagccatttgttgtcagaaccTAAAAACTAAATACTGTACTGTAAAAACAGCAGTGACCGTTGTGGGGATAGTGAGTGTCCTGAGCTGTTTGAACAACATACCTTGGTATTTTACGTTTGAATCTCAATATACAATTAACAATGTTCCTTGGCTTTGTCCCAGAAAATCTATTTATTATACGTCTCACATGTGGATGATATTTGCTTGGTTTGATGTCATATTAACCCCTTGTACCCCATTCTTTCTGATTCTTCTGCTGAATGCTGCAACGGTCAAGCATATTTTAATGACCAGTAGAGTCCGCAAGGGACTTATAGGCCACAATAAAGCAACCAGTGAGACTGATCCAGAGTTGGAGCACCGCCGGAAGTCTATTATACTACTGCTCAGTATATCAGGAACATTTATCTTGCTGTGGATGTTGCACGTTCTACTCTTCTTGTATACCCGGATTACAAACCATTACAGTTATGCCAGCCAGAATGACCCACTGTACATTTTACAACAGACTGGGCCCATGTTACTACTcttgagttgctgcacaaacacaggCATTTATGCAGTTACTCAGGCTAAATTCAGGGAAGAGCTCAAGAATGTGGTGAAATATCCACTCAAACTAATTCTTAAATCGATTAAATAA